A portion of the Halopelagius inordinatus genome contains these proteins:
- a CDS encoding DoxX family protein yields MATSTTTQLSNTFESTLGGVTVRGRAHSLSAWFVLALRLMMGVAFTWAGVEKIINPFNAQGYLVGATAANGSPAADLFVAMGNTPWFVGFLNVAVPWGELFIGLGLIVGLMTRLAAFWGAFMMFMFYLGNWDITHGVINGDFAYMLVFLAVAAFGAGRILGLDTLVENYDVGGQTLIEKYPALDYVLG; encoded by the coding sequence ATGGCAACTTCAACCACCACTCAACTCAGCAACACCTTCGAGAGCACCCTCGGCGGCGTGACGGTTCGCGGACGCGCCCACTCGCTCAGCGCGTGGTTCGTCCTCGCCCTCCGCCTCATGATGGGTGTCGCGTTCACCTGGGCGGGCGTAGAGAAGATCATCAACCCGTTCAACGCGCAGGGCTACCTCGTCGGCGCCACCGCGGCCAACGGAAGCCCCGCCGCGGACCTGTTCGTCGCGATGGGCAACACTCCCTGGTTCGTCGGCTTCCTGAACGTCGCCGTCCCGTGGGGTGAACTGTTCATCGGCCTCGGACTGATCGTGGGCCTCATGACCCGCCTCGCGGCGTTCTGGGGTGCGTTCATGATGTTCATGTTCTACCTCGGAAACTGGGACATCACCCACGGCGTCATCAACGGGGACTTCGCGTACATGCTCGTCTTCCTCGCCGTCGCGGCGTTCGGCGCGGGCCGCATCCTCGGCCTCGACACCCTCGTCGAGAACTACGACGTCGGCGGACAGACCCTGATCGAGAAGTACCCCGCTCTCGACTACGTCCTCGGCTGA
- a CDS encoding DUF7521 family protein, translating to MPHTTASPTVTTALIIVKTGILVLGGLITYFSYKAYRSTNSPALRALTVGFSIVTFGALLAGVFDTFLDIPLALGVLIDATLTFIGFAVITYSLYVE from the coding sequence ATGCCACACACCACCGCATCCCCCACCGTTACGACCGCCCTCATCATCGTCAAGACGGGTATCCTCGTCCTCGGAGGGCTCATCACCTACTTCAGCTACAAGGCGTACCGCAGTACGAACTCACCGGCGCTCCGAGCGTTGACCGTCGGGTTCAGCATCGTCACGTTCGGCGCGTTGCTCGCCGGCGTCTTCGACACGTTCCTCGACATCCCGCTGGCGTTGGGCGTCCTCATCGACGCCACCCTGACGTTCATCGGGTTCGCGGTCATCACCTACTCGCTGTACGTCGAGTGA
- a CDS encoding potassium channel family protein, whose protein sequence is MTASNGRVGAVTRRPLLRRLLRPVVAFAAVVAAGVAGFSTLGGVGVVDALFWLLDPTSIELHFRAHDGPATLVKSYAIVVLSGLVVTGLWTGETVFSAAFGGRIREELGYMHVEQRIDELDGHVIICGYGTFGKTIANRLRARGRDVVIVERQESQYQRALDDGTLALTGDARRENTLSDAGVGRAATVVGAIDDTSANVQIAVTASQLAPTVEIVVRAGDEMDEALARRVGADEVVVPEVVSGERVCEGL, encoded by the coding sequence ATGACCGCCTCGAACGGACGCGTCGGAGCGGTCACCCGGCGTCCGTTACTGCGTCGTCTGCTCCGACCGGTCGTGGCGTTCGCGGCCGTCGTCGCCGCGGGCGTCGCCGGATTCAGCACTCTCGGCGGCGTCGGCGTCGTAGACGCGTTGTTTTGGCTCCTCGACCCCACCAGTATCGAACTCCACTTTCGGGCCCACGACGGACCGGCGACGCTCGTGAAATCGTACGCCATCGTGGTTCTCTCCGGACTCGTCGTGACCGGACTGTGGACCGGCGAGACGGTGTTCTCGGCGGCGTTCGGCGGGCGGATTCGAGAGGAACTCGGATATATGCACGTAGAACAACGAATCGACGAGTTGGACGGGCACGTGATCATCTGCGGCTACGGAACCTTCGGGAAGACAATCGCCAACCGCCTCCGCGCGAGGGGCAGGGACGTGGTAATCGTCGAACGACAGGAGTCGCAGTACCAGCGAGCACTCGACGACGGGACACTCGCACTCACCGGCGACGCGCGTCGGGAGAACACCCTCTCGGACGCGGGCGTCGGGCGGGCGGCCACCGTCGTCGGGGCCATAGACGACACGAGCGCGAACGTCCAAATCGCCGTCACGGCGAGTCAACTCGCGCCCACGGTCGAAATCGTCGTCCGCGCGGGCGACGAGATGGACGAAGCCCTCGCCCGGCGAGTCGGTGCGGACGAAGTCGTCGTCCCCGAAGTGGTGAGCGGAGAACGGGTGTGCGAGGGGCTCTGA
- a CDS encoding helix-turn-helix domain-containing protein — translation MAREQSAAEPTELGSILDALDDADARDIIRTLDEPMTASEISDTCEIPLSTTYRKLDLLTDADLLLEGTEIRSDGHHATTYEVAFEEVKILLTEERRLSVDIARTERSPDKNLADIWTAVRKET, via the coding sequence ATGGCACGCGAGCAGTCCGCGGCCGAACCGACCGAACTCGGTTCCATCCTCGATGCGTTGGACGACGCGGACGCCAGAGACATCATCAGAACGCTGGACGAACCCATGACGGCGAGCGAGATATCCGACACCTGCGAGATCCCCCTCTCGACTACGTATCGTAAGTTAGACCTCCTCACCGACGCCGACCTGCTGCTCGAAGGGACGGAGATTCGGTCGGACGGCCACCACGCCACCACGTACGAGGTGGCGTTCGAGGAGGTCAAAATACTGCTCACGGAGGAGCGACGCCTCTCGGTCGACATCGCGCGGACCGAGCGTTCCCCGGACAAAAACCTCGCGGATATCTGGACCGCCGTCAGAAAGGAGACATAA
- a CDS encoding macro domain-containing protein: MDFTVVHGDITQQSADALVNAAGTSLRMGSGVAGALRREGGEALNDAAVRNGPVELGEVAVTKPYELDAEHVIHAAAMPHYGDGEATEESIRDATRNSLERADELGCSSLALPALGCGVAGFPLEEGARVIAREIADYEPSSLSDVRFVAYRDDEYETIRRVAAEVRESAE; encoded by the coding sequence ATGGATTTCACCGTCGTCCACGGAGACATCACCCAGCAGTCGGCGGACGCGCTAGTCAACGCCGCGGGGACGAGCCTTCGGATGGGGTCGGGCGTCGCGGGCGCTCTCCGCCGGGAGGGCGGCGAGGCGTTGAACGACGCGGCGGTTCGGAACGGTCCCGTGGAACTCGGGGAGGTAGCCGTCACGAAACCGTACGAGTTGGACGCCGAACACGTCATCCACGCCGCCGCGATGCCGCACTACGGCGACGGCGAAGCGACCGAAGAGAGCATCCGCGACGCCACCCGAAACAGCCTCGAACGCGCCGACGAACTCGGCTGTTCGTCGCTCGCGCTCCCGGCACTCGGATGCGGCGTCGCCGGTTTTCCGCTCGAAGAGGGCGCGCGCGTCATCGCCCGAGAGATAGCCGACTACGAACCGTCGTCGCTGTCGGACGTGCGGTTCGTCGCCTACCGCGACGACGAGTACGAGACGATTCGGCGCGTCGCGGCGGAGGTTCGCGAGAGCGCGGAGTGA
- a CDS encoding PH domain-containing protein, with protein MPEHRLSPLSVPYRVVQRGGSILAFLAFMLATGGGMSLPFVGLAGPAALVLFAGVGVAVLLAYEVAYYRLFRYELTPDTLDIHSGVVSRRTREIPLRRVQNVDIARNVVQRAVGIAVVNFETAGGSGTEAQLRFVSFEEAKRLQRELPRLKRGDDVAEETQTPSEEMFALDDRELALLGALSFDFRLPGAVFIFASGSVPFVTSLLPDSFGFPTAIVGMVVLVVAAVLVSWLAGATVAVVNYYGFRLVRSGEELQYERGLLQRYDGSIPFDKVQTLTITDNPLKRWAGYATLLIETAGHGPGGNENGQGSEAAVPFASRDRIESLVNDIEHVGSPEFERPPKRTRRRYAARYLIAFSIVTGALYAANAVLGGVPWYWTAIVLPAIPVAAHYKWKHRGVWLGPDHVVTRNGVLKRETKVVPYYRIQTVIDSRTVFQRRLRLATVTIDTAGSLSIGGSDAAAVDIDAAAADRLRDELDQRLLAARAARRSDRRRRASEAQSETPRRDAGDGRGDGTTATDDEGSSVAPSETRDDR; from the coding sequence ATGCCCGAACACCGACTCTCGCCGCTCTCGGTGCCGTACCGCGTCGTCCAGAGGGGCGGGAGCATCCTCGCGTTTCTCGCGTTCATGCTCGCCACCGGCGGCGGGATGAGCCTCCCGTTCGTCGGACTCGCGGGGCCCGCCGCGCTGGTTCTCTTCGCGGGCGTCGGCGTCGCCGTGCTGTTGGCCTACGAGGTGGCGTACTACCGACTGTTCAGGTACGAACTGACGCCCGACACGCTCGATATCCACTCCGGCGTCGTTTCGCGACGGACGCGCGAGATACCGCTCCGGCGCGTTCAGAACGTCGATATCGCGCGGAACGTCGTCCAGAGAGCGGTCGGTATCGCGGTGGTGAACTTCGAGACGGCGGGCGGAAGCGGAACGGAAGCACAGCTCAGGTTCGTCTCCTTCGAGGAGGCAAAGCGCCTCCAGCGAGAACTCCCGCGCCTCAAGCGCGGCGACGACGTCGCGGAGGAGACGCAGACGCCCTCCGAGGAGATGTTCGCCCTCGACGACCGGGAGCTGGCGCTTTTGGGAGCACTCTCGTTCGACTTCCGCCTCCCCGGTGCGGTGTTCATCTTCGCCTCCGGGTCGGTGCCGTTCGTCACGTCGCTTCTCCCCGACTCGTTCGGATTTCCCACCGCAATCGTCGGGATGGTCGTCCTCGTCGTCGCCGCGGTTCTCGTCTCGTGGCTCGCCGGAGCGACTGTGGCCGTGGTGAACTACTACGGTTTCCGCCTCGTGCGGTCCGGAGAGGAACTCCAGTACGAACGCGGGTTGCTCCAGCGATACGACGGGTCGATACCGTTCGACAAGGTACAGACGCTGACGATAACGGACAACCCGCTGAAGCGGTGGGCGGGCTACGCGACGCTCCTCATCGAGACGGCGGGCCACGGCCCGGGCGGCAACGAGAACGGGCAGGGGTCCGAGGCGGCTGTCCCCTTCGCGAGCCGCGACCGAATCGAATCGCTCGTCAACGACATCGAACACGTCGGGTCCCCGGAGTTCGAACGCCCGCCGAAGCGAACCCGGCGGCGCTACGCCGCGCGGTATCTCATCGCGTTCTCTATCGTCACGGGCGCGCTGTACGCCGCGAACGCCGTCCTCGGCGGGGTTCCGTGGTACTGGACCGCCATCGTCCTGCCGGCGATTCCCGTCGCCGCACACTACAAGTGGAAACACCGGGGCGTCTGGCTCGGACCGGACCACGTCGTCACCCGAAACGGCGTTTTGAAGCGCGAGACCAAGGTGGTCCCCTACTACCGCATCCAGACGGTCATCGACAGCCGGACGGTGTTTCAGCGTCGCCTCCGCCTCGCGACGGTCACTATCGACACCGCGGGGTCGCTCTCTATCGGCGGGAGCGACGCCGCCGCAGTCGATATAGACGCCGCCGCGGCGGACCGCCTCCGCGACGAACTCGACCAGCGATTGCTGGCCGCGCGCGCCGCGAGACGTTCCGACCGTCGCCGCCGCGCGTCAGAGGCGCAGAGCGAGACGCCCCGCCGAGACGCCGGTGACGGCCGCGGAGACGGTACAACGGCGACCGACGACGAGGGTTCCTCGGTCGCCCCGAGTGAGACGCGGGACGACAGGTAG
- a CDS encoding PH domain-containing protein, with product MTRLHPRVQLLWASRAAITAAILGGIAFAVVRFLAPPFLPEWTPFAVGGVILALGVVLAVARYRSWSYEVRDDSLYLERGVFTRVRTVVPFVRIQHVDSARNPTERFVGLARTVVYTAGSRGADVTVPGLTLEGAEELQERLKRLAIRSEGEDAV from the coding sequence ATGACGCGACTGCACCCGCGCGTCCAACTGCTGTGGGCTAGCCGCGCGGCGATCACCGCGGCGATACTCGGCGGTATCGCCTTCGCCGTCGTCCGCTTTCTGGCCCCGCCGTTCCTCCCCGAGTGGACGCCGTTCGCCGTCGGCGGGGTCATCCTCGCTCTCGGCGTCGTCCTCGCCGTCGCGCGCTACCGGTCGTGGTCCTACGAGGTCAGAGACGACTCGCTGTACCTCGAACGGGGCGTGTTCACCCGCGTCCGGACGGTGGTGCCGTTCGTCCGCATCCAACACGTCGATTCGGCGCGGAACCCCACCGAACGGTTCGTCGGGCTGGCGCGAACCGTCGTCTACACCGCGGGCTCTCGCGGCGCGGACGTGACGGTTCCGGGCCTCACCTTAGAGGGCGCAGAGGAACTCCAAGAGCGATTGAAGCGACTCGCCATCCGATCTGAAGGCGAGGACGCGGTCTGA
- a CDS encoding DUF7260 family protein — protein sequence MSSDGHSAGNGRRTPIETSLGDARTALRAERRRCVDENAAFRSFCAAVADVQPSASAGSSAGPLAVKTVGRMAASPPLSAVRRAYERTVMEVPHYEEEYGDTYEESLRAEFGDDIAAGVTSASAFSPELRRAVVAAGESAARERREFLDLLDAEFESLDAVEDGIERTVTDLSSLDDRPLSSRSFDELVALRGDVRALRDELDERARERQRTLVAHRRTLSGLVPSVTDYLYYDIDCEYPGLDALASARRLVETALSRVDRRIATTG from the coding sequence ATGAGTTCCGACGGCCACTCGGCCGGGAACGGGCGGAGAACGCCGATAGAGACGTCTCTCGGCGATGCGAGAACGGCGCTCCGCGCGGAACGGCGGCGGTGCGTCGACGAGAACGCCGCGTTTCGGTCGTTCTGCGCCGCCGTCGCGGACGTGCAACCGTCGGCGTCCGCGGGGTCGTCGGCCGGACCGCTCGCGGTGAAGACCGTCGGTAGAATGGCGGCATCGCCGCCTCTCTCTGCCGTTCGGAGGGCGTACGAGCGAACGGTCATGGAGGTGCCGCACTACGAGGAGGAGTACGGCGACACGTACGAAGAGAGCCTCAGAGCGGAGTTCGGCGACGACATCGCTGCCGGAGTGACCTCCGCGTCGGCGTTCTCGCCGGAACTCCGCCGCGCCGTCGTGGCCGCGGGCGAGAGCGCCGCCCGCGAACGGCGGGAGTTTCTCGACCTGTTGGACGCGGAGTTCGAGTCGCTCGACGCCGTCGAGGACGGTATCGAACGGACCGTGACCGACCTGTCGTCCCTCGACGATAGACCGCTCTCGTCCCGGTCGTTCGACGAACTCGTCGCTCTCCGAGGCGACGTTCGCGCCCTGCGAGACGAACTCGACGAACGCGCGCGAGAGCGTCAGCGGACGCTCGTGGCCCACCGCAGGACTCTCTCGGGCCTCGTCCCGAGCGTGACCGATTATCTCTACTACGACATCGACTGCGAGTACCCCGGACTGGACGCACTGGCCTCGGCGCGTCGCCTCGTGGAGACGGCGCTCTCCCGCGTCGACCGGCGTATCGCGACGACGGGCTAA
- a CDS encoding inositol monophosphatase family protein, whose protein sequence is MDDHGDSEPPADAAGRDAEPTLDDLAAVATRAVRAGGDYLRDAFRDGALDAEYERDDVKAVADRNAEERVRAVLRESFADHAFHGEESGRDGEHRYRWVVDPLDGTNNFAAGLPAFATAVCLLRDGDPVVSAIYEPLPDSLYVARRGEGATVDGERLLAGSDVPLERGTVSLVLGLSAVRDPELSALGDRIEAALEDRCKRVVETWSPCVDWGLLARGGIEGIVCLRPDIYEQYAGELLAAESGVRSRGSGDEGLYVGAGDDATLSELVEAVDSVR, encoded by the coding sequence ATGGACGACCACGGCGACTCCGAACCACCCGCGGACGCGGCCGGACGCGACGCCGAACCGACGCTCGACGACCTCGCGGCGGTGGCGACGCGGGCCGTCCGCGCGGGCGGCGACTATCTCCGAGACGCCTTTCGCGACGGCGCACTCGACGCGGAGTACGAGAGAGACGACGTGAAAGCCGTCGCGGACCGGAACGCCGAAGAACGCGTCCGGGCCGTCCTCCGGGAGTCGTTCGCAGACCACGCGTTTCACGGCGAGGAGTCCGGACGCGACGGTGAACACCGGTATCGGTGGGTCGTCGACCCCCTCGACGGGACGAACAACTTCGCCGCGGGACTGCCCGCTTTCGCCACCGCCGTCTGCCTCCTCAGAGACGGCGACCCGGTCGTCTCCGCCATCTACGAACCGCTGCCGGACTCGCTGTACGTCGCCCGCCGCGGCGAGGGCGCGACGGTCGACGGCGAACGCCTCCTCGCCGGGAGCGACGTACCGCTCGAACGCGGCACCGTCTCTTTGGTCCTCGGCCTCTCTGCGGTTCGGGACCCGGAACTATCCGCGCTCGGCGACCGAATCGAGGCGGCCCTCGAAGACCGGTGCAAGCGCGTCGTCGAGACGTGGTCGCCCTGCGTGGACTGGGGTCTCTTGGCCCGCGGCGGCATCGAGGGAATCGTCTGTCTCCGCCCCGACATCTACGAACAGTACGCGGGCGAACTCCTCGCCGCCGAGAGCGGCGTTCGTTCGCGGGGAAGCGGCGACGAGGGCCTGTACGTCGGCGCGGGCGACGACGCGACGCTGTCGGAACTGGTCGAAGCGGTCGACTCCGTCCGCTGA
- a CDS encoding copper resistance protein CopD — MVVDTAVTVLHVLTGALWVGSVVFVAGAILPAAVDGALDAAPLESLSGKLVMWSRGASVVTFLTGGHMAGTRYTIETLTGTGRGHLVLAMLGLWFVLAALVEVGNGRLSDGLREKRVRGPAREAIGVFRAAAVVGVLLLVDAGLLASGVAIY, encoded by the coding sequence ATGGTAGTCGATACCGCCGTCACAGTACTGCACGTTCTCACCGGCGCGTTGTGGGTCGGAAGCGTCGTCTTCGTCGCGGGCGCGATTCTCCCCGCCGCCGTCGACGGCGCGTTGGACGCCGCACCCCTCGAATCGCTCTCCGGAAAACTGGTGATGTGGTCCCGCGGCGCGTCCGTCGTCACGTTCCTCACCGGCGGTCACATGGCGGGGACGAGATATACTATCGAGACGCTGACAGGAACTGGGCGAGGCCACCTCGTCCTCGCGATGCTCGGTCTGTGGTTCGTCCTCGCGGCACTCGTCGAAGTCGGCAACGGCCGCCTCTCGGACGGACTCAGAGAAAAGCGCGTCCGAGGGCCCGCCCGCGAGGCTATCGGCGTCTTCCGCGCGGCGGCGGTCGTCGGCGTCCTCCTCCTCGTCGACGCCGGTCTGTTGGCGTCCGGCGTAGCCATCTACTGA
- a CDS encoding DUF2309 domain-containing protein encodes MTTESTIEDSIDKAATVVGAVWPIHSFVTANPLSGFEDLPFGEAVTQAADLLGGRGYPSPETFQAALDGGQIDHELLESELAERGYEADPKMLLERMDTAVDPETKDADTERVDHVLTKWLSGFLDEGSAEWSMPNRDAGFYTAFREVAEYDSEIPDEGAVAALPETPIEAIEAVLEPYPESQWVPVFEEQLAALPGWTGFIKQRADGEGAWQSAHPITLAGYLAARLSLLDSFGVAIEPSTSHDRTEVDTADELAEAFLNAWEASYRTEVVESVAAESRSLAESEPSGRSDAQLVFCIDTRSELVRRHIEATGDYETHGYAGFFGVPMEYQGYDAEVSVDACPPILDPQHRVTEIPTDKHTQARHDRWSSIREAASEVVKTLRKNPATAFGFVENAGSGYGLALAARTLVPGRVHDLFDTAGDAVPDDHEFCEQVVHYQNSYAGDLPVGLTHEEKVEYAATAFELMGWQEFSRLVVFTGHASETANNPYDSSLDCGACAGNPGGPNARVLATICNDTEVKTALRERGFDIPDDTVFLAGEHNTTTDEIELYDGDVPESHAGEIDQLRADLATARENATAERAESMGAEGSVGVSETERRAADWAETRPEWGLAGNASFVVGPRELTSDLDLDGRAFLHSYDWSTDPDGDALEAILTGPMVVTQWINTQYYFSTVDNAVYGGGSKVTQNPVGNIGVHQGNGGDLMTGLPLQSLMVDDDEPYHQPLRLSTVVHAPVQRVTGVLADHEELTTLLDNDWLSLTVVDPTQDHRAFHYEDGLEWTPTSVRPGVRPEATSVPTVADD; translated from the coding sequence ATGACTACTGAATCCACTATCGAGGACAGCATCGACAAAGCAGCGACCGTCGTCGGAGCGGTCTGGCCGATCCACTCGTTCGTGACGGCCAACCCCCTCTCGGGATTCGAAGACCTGCCGTTCGGCGAGGCGGTGACGCAGGCGGCCGACCTGCTCGGTGGTCGCGGCTACCCCAGTCCGGAGACGTTCCAAGCAGCGCTCGACGGCGGCCAGATCGACCACGAACTGCTCGAATCTGAACTCGCCGAACGCGGCTACGAGGCCGACCCGAAGATGCTGCTCGAGCGCATGGACACCGCCGTCGATCCGGAGACGAAAGACGCCGACACCGAGCGTGTCGACCACGTACTGACGAAGTGGCTGTCGGGCTTTCTCGACGAGGGCTCCGCCGAGTGGTCGATGCCGAACCGCGACGCCGGGTTCTACACTGCCTTCCGTGAGGTGGCCGAGTACGACAGCGAAATCCCCGACGAAGGGGCCGTCGCTGCTCTGCCCGAAACGCCAATCGAGGCCATCGAGGCCGTTCTGGAGCCGTATCCGGAGAGTCAGTGGGTGCCTGTCTTCGAGGAGCAACTGGCCGCGCTCCCCGGCTGGACCGGCTTCATCAAGCAGCGCGCCGACGGCGAGGGCGCGTGGCAGTCGGCCCACCCCATCACGCTTGCGGGCTATCTCGCGGCCCGCCTCTCGTTGCTCGACAGCTTCGGCGTCGCGATCGAACCCTCGACCAGCCACGACAGAACCGAGGTTGACACGGCCGACGAACTCGCCGAAGCGTTCCTGAACGCCTGGGAGGCGAGTTACCGCACCGAAGTCGTCGAGAGCGTCGCCGCCGAGAGCCGGTCGCTCGCCGAGAGCGAGCCGTCGGGTCGCTCGGACGCACAACTGGTCTTCTGTATCGACACTCGTTCGGAGCTCGTCCGCCGCCACATCGAAGCCACGGGCGATTACGAAACCCACGGCTACGCCGGTTTCTTCGGTGTTCCGATGGAGTACCAGGGATACGATGCTGAGGTGTCGGTCGATGCCTGCCCGCCGATACTCGACCCACAGCACCGCGTAACCGAGATTCCGACCGATAAGCACACGCAGGCGAGACACGATCGTTGGTCGAGCATCCGCGAAGCCGCGAGCGAGGTCGTCAAGACGCTGAGAAAGAACCCTGCCACCGCCTTCGGCTTCGTCGAGAACGCCGGCAGCGGGTACGGCCTGGCGCTTGCGGCCCGCACGCTCGTCCCCGGCCGCGTCCACGACCTGTTCGACACCGCCGGTGACGCGGTGCCCGACGACCACGAGTTCTGCGAGCAGGTTGTCCACTACCAGAACTCCTACGCCGGTGATCTCCCGGTGGGACTGACCCACGAGGAGAAAGTCGAGTACGCCGCTACCGCCTTCGAGTTGATGGGCTGGCAAGAGTTCAGTCGTCTCGTCGTTTTCACCGGCCACGCGAGCGAGACGGCGAACAACCCCTACGACTCGAGTTTGGACTGTGGTGCCTGCGCCGGCAACCCCGGCGGCCCGAACGCCCGCGTCCTCGCGACGATTTGCAACGACACCGAGGTCAAGACGGCGCTGCGCGAACGCGGTTTCGACATCCCCGACGACACCGTCTTCCTCGCCGGCGAACACAACACGACGACTGACGAGATCGAACTATACGACGGCGACGTACCCGAGAGCCACGCCGGAGAAATCGACCAGTTGCGCGCGGACCTCGCCACCGCTCGCGAGAACGCGACTGCCGAGCGCGCCGAGTCGATGGGCGCCGAGGGATCGGTGGGCGTGAGTGAGACGGAACGTCGCGCCGCCGACTGGGCCGAGACACGTCCCGAGTGGGGACTGGCCGGTAACGCCAGCTTCGTCGTCGGCCCCCGCGAACTCACGAGCGACCTCGACCTCGACGGGCGCGCCTTCCTCCACTCGTACGACTGGTCGACCGACCCCGACGGCGACGCGCTGGAAGCCATCCTCACGGGCCCCATGGTCGTCACCCAGTGGATCAACACCCAGTACTACTTCTCGACGGTCGACAACGCCGTCTACGGCGGCGGGTCGAAGGTGACCCAAAACCCCGTCGGTAACATCGGCGTCCATCAGGGCAACGGCGGCGACCTGATGACCGGTCTCCCTCTTCAGTCGCTGATGGTCGACGACGACGAACCGTACCATCAGCCGCTTCGTCTCTCGACGGTCGTCCACGCGCCGGTCCAGCGCGTCACCGGCGTCTTGGCCGACCACGAGGAGTTGACCACACTGCTGGACAACGACTGGCTCTCGCTGACGGTCGTCGACCCGACCCAGGACCACCGCGCGTTCCACTACGAGGACGGCCTGGAGTGGACGCCGACGTCCGTTCGGCCCGGAGTCCGCCCGGAGGCGACGAGCGTTCCCACGGTCGCGGACGACTGA